In Salinarimonas sp., a genomic segment contains:
- a CDS encoding phosphoserine transaminase, which yields MTKPAPDARPRAPFFSSGPCAKRPGWTLQALDDAALGRSHRAKVGKAKLAEAIDLTRAVLQVPDDYRIGIVPASDTGAVEMAMWTMLGARGVDMLAWESFGEGWVTDAVKQLKLEDARVITADYGRLPDLGQVDAATRDVVFTWNGTTSGVRVPNADWIPAEREGVVICDATSAAFAQALDWDKLDVVTFSWQKVLGGEAAHGMLILSPRAVALLESFTPPRPLPKIFRLTKGGKLIEGIFKGETINTPSMLAVEDYLDALRWAHGLGGLDALIARADANAGAILDWVARTDWIANLAEDPATASNTSVCLEIVDPEVVAEGEEAVAKLAKGIASRLEKEGVAYDIGAYRDAPPGLRIWCGATVERADLEALTAWLDWAFAEEKAALAA from the coding sequence ATGACGAAACCCGCACCCGACGCGCGTCCGCGCGCGCCTTTCTTCTCGTCCGGACCCTGCGCCAAGCGCCCCGGCTGGACGCTCCAGGCCCTCGACGACGCGGCCCTCGGCCGCTCCCACCGCGCCAAGGTCGGCAAGGCGAAGCTCGCCGAGGCGATCGACCTCACCCGCGCGGTGCTGCAGGTCCCCGACGATTACCGCATCGGCATCGTGCCCGCCTCGGACACCGGCGCCGTCGAGATGGCCATGTGGACCATGCTCGGCGCCCGCGGCGTCGACATGCTCGCCTGGGAGAGCTTCGGCGAGGGCTGGGTCACCGACGCGGTGAAGCAGCTGAAGCTCGAGGACGCGCGCGTCATCACCGCCGATTACGGCCGCCTGCCCGATCTCGGCCAGGTCGACGCGGCGACCCGCGACGTCGTCTTCACCTGGAACGGCACGACCTCGGGCGTGCGCGTGCCGAACGCCGACTGGATCCCGGCCGAGCGCGAGGGCGTCGTGATCTGCGACGCGACCTCGGCGGCCTTCGCGCAAGCCCTCGACTGGGACAAGCTCGACGTCGTCACCTTCTCCTGGCAGAAGGTGCTCGGCGGAGAGGCCGCCCACGGCATGCTGATCCTCTCGCCCCGCGCGGTGGCGCTCCTCGAGAGCTTCACGCCGCCGCGCCCCCTGCCGAAGATCTTCCGCCTGACCAAGGGCGGCAAGCTGATCGAGGGGATCTTCAAGGGCGAGACGATCAACACGCCCTCCATGCTCGCGGTCGAGGATTATCTCGACGCGCTGCGCTGGGCGCACGGCCTCGGCGGCCTCGACGCGCTGATCGCGCGGGCCGACGCCAATGCCGGCGCGATCCTCGACTGGGTGGCGCGCACCGACTGGATCGCCAACCTCGCCGAGGACCCGGCCACCGCCTCGAACACCAGCGTCTGCCTCGAGATCGTCGATCCGGAGGTGGTCGCCGAAGGCGAGGAGGCCGTGGCGAAGCTCGCCAAGGGGATCGCCTCGCGGCTCGAGAAGGAGGGCGTCGCCTACGACATCGGCGCCTATCGCGACGCGCCCCCGGGCCTGCGCATCTGGTGCGGCGCCACGGTCGAGCGCGCCGATCTCGAGGCGCTGACCGCCTGGCTCGACTGGGCCTTCGCCGAGGAGAAGGCGGCGCTCGCCGCGTGA
- the serA gene encoding phosphoglycerate dehydrogenase gives MPASSSAPRVLVSDALSPAAVKIFQDRGVAVDFQPTLGKDKERLAEIIGEYDGLAIRSATKVTPKLLERASRLKVIGRAGIGVDNVDIPAATARGVIVMNTPFGNSITTAEHAIAMMFALARQIPQADASTQGGKWEKNRFMGVEITSKVLGVIGCGNIGSIVADRAIGLRMRVVAYDPFLSPERALELGVEKVELDELLRRADIITLHVPLTDKTRNVLSREALARTKPGVRIVNCARGGLVDEAALRELLDEGHVAGAAFDVFAEEPATENPLFGHPNVVCTPHLGASTSEAQENVALQVAEQMSTYLLTGGVENAVNFPSISAEEAPRLKPFVALAEKLGAFLGQLTEAPIKGVRIEYEGAVAGMNTRALTAAAVSGALKPMLQDVNMVSAPIVARERGIVVEEMTRENPQRDYESLVRITVDAEDMPRYASGTVFHDGKPRVVEIRDIDVDAEFAPYMIYVRNADEPGFIGAFGMALGEAGVNIATFSLGRDAPGGDAICFVSVDQKPSDELLAKIEAIPQVKRARAVAF, from the coding sequence ATGCCCGCGTCCTCGTCCGCCCCGCGCGTTCTCGTTTCCGACGCCCTCTCCCCCGCCGCCGTGAAGATCTTCCAGGATCGCGGCGTCGCCGTCGATTTCCAGCCCACCCTCGGCAAGGACAAGGAGCGCCTCGCCGAGATCATCGGCGAGTACGACGGCCTCGCCATCCGCTCGGCCACCAAGGTCACGCCGAAGCTCCTCGAGCGCGCGAGCCGCCTCAAGGTGATCGGCCGCGCCGGCATCGGCGTCGACAACGTCGACATCCCCGCCGCCACGGCGCGGGGCGTCATCGTGATGAACACGCCTTTCGGCAACTCGATCACCACCGCCGAGCACGCCATCGCCATGATGTTCGCGCTCGCCCGCCAGATCCCGCAGGCCGACGCCTCCACGCAAGGCGGCAAGTGGGAGAAGAACCGCTTCATGGGCGTCGAGATCACCTCCAAGGTGCTCGGCGTGATCGGCTGCGGCAATATCGGCTCGATCGTCGCCGATCGCGCCATCGGCCTGCGCATGCGGGTGGTCGCCTACGACCCGTTCCTGTCGCCCGAGCGGGCGCTGGAGCTCGGCGTGGAGAAGGTGGAGCTCGACGAGCTCCTGCGCCGCGCCGACATCATCACGCTGCACGTGCCGCTCACCGACAAGACCCGCAACGTGCTCTCCCGCGAGGCGCTGGCGCGGACGAAGCCGGGCGTGCGCATCGTCAACTGCGCCCGCGGCGGGCTCGTCGACGAGGCGGCGCTGCGCGAGCTCCTCGACGAGGGCCACGTCGCCGGCGCGGCCTTCGACGTCTTCGCCGAGGAGCCGGCGACCGAGAACCCGCTCTTCGGGCACCCGAACGTCGTGTGCACGCCGCATCTGGGCGCCTCCACCAGCGAGGCGCAGGAGAACGTGGCGCTGCAGGTGGCCGAGCAGATGTCGACCTACCTGCTCACCGGCGGCGTCGAGAACGCGGTGAACTTCCCCTCGATCTCGGCCGAGGAGGCGCCGCGCCTCAAGCCCTTCGTGGCGCTCGCCGAGAAGCTCGGCGCGTTCCTCGGCCAGCTCACCGAGGCGCCGATCAAGGGCGTGCGCATCGAGTACGAGGGCGCGGTCGCGGGCATGAACACCCGCGCGCTCACCGCCGCGGCGGTGAGCGGGGCGCTCAAGCCCATGCTGCAGGACGTCAACATGGTCTCGGCGCCGATCGTGGCGCGCGAGCGCGGCATCGTCGTCGAGGAGATGACGCGCGAGAACCCGCAGCGCGACTACGAGAGCCTGGTGCGCATCACCGTCGACGCCGAGGACATGCCGCGCTACGCCTCCGGCACCGTCTTCCACGACGGCAAGCCGCGGGTGGTCGAGATCCGCGACATCGACGTGGACGCCGAGTTCGCGCCCTACATGATCTACGTGCGCAACGCCGACGAGCCCGGCTTCATCGGCGCCTTCGGCATGGCGCTCGGCGAGGCGGGGGTGAACATCGCGACCTTCTCGCTCGGCCGCGACGCACCCGGGGGCGACGCGATCTGCTTCGTCTCCGTGGACCAGAAGCCCTCGGACGAGCTGCTCGCGAAGATCGAGGCGATCCCGCAGGTGAAGCGGGCCCGCGCCGTCGCCTTCTGA
- a CDS encoding outer membrane beta-barrel protein, whose amino-acid sequence MNYVKPAIACAAFVAAGVVFTTAASAADLPLLPEPPPPVAVEAFGGWYLRGDIGVSSQQVDKITNSVLPTPGNSVEFLDQSFDSAGFVGVGVGYRFNNWLRVDVTGEYRAPSSFSGLDRVDIGNDGDFDSTNIWTANKTEYVGLLNLYLDLGTWYGVTPFVGAGAGFAHVQIDDLRDVNIHAPGGSVFYADDGARTNFAWALYAGLGYEASERLSLEVAYRYLSMGDGEAGDLRPYCCGTGQPDKTTFHDLTSHDVKVGMRWNLQGPAPVYGGPISRSF is encoded by the coding sequence ATGAACTACGTCAAGCCGGCCATCGCCTGCGCCGCATTCGTCGCCGCGGGCGTTGTCTTCACCACGGCCGCGTCGGCCGCGGACCTTCCGCTCCTGCCCGAGCCGCCGCCTCCCGTCGCCGTCGAGGCCTTCGGCGGCTGGTATCTCCGCGGCGACATCGGCGTCTCCAGCCAGCAAGTCGACAAGATCACGAACAGTGTCCTGCCGACGCCGGGCAACTCGGTCGAGTTCCTGGATCAGAGCTTCGACAGCGCCGGCTTCGTCGGTGTCGGCGTCGGTTATCGGTTCAACAACTGGCTGCGTGTCGACGTCACCGGCGAGTATCGCGCCCCGTCGAGCTTCTCCGGCTTGGACAGGGTCGACATCGGGAACGATGGCGATTTCGACTCTACGAACATCTGGACCGCCAACAAGACCGAATATGTCGGTCTGCTCAACCTGTATCTCGACCTCGGGACCTGGTATGGCGTCACGCCGTTCGTCGGTGCCGGCGCCGGCTTCGCGCATGTTCAGATCGACGATCTCCGCGACGTCAACATCCATGCGCCGGGCGGATCCGTGTTCTACGCCGACGACGGCGCGCGCACGAACTTCGCGTGGGCTCTCTATGCGGGTCTCGGTTACGAGGCTTCCGAGCGCCTGTCGCTCGAGGTCGCCTATCGCTATCTCAGCATGGGCGACGGCGAAGCCGGCGACCTGCGTCCCTATTGCTGCGGCACTGGCCAGCCCGACAAGACCACCTTCCACGATCTCACCTCGCACGACGTGAAGGTCGGCATGCGCTGGAACCTGCAGGGCCCGGCGCCGGTCTACGGCGGCCCGATAAGCCGCAGCTTCTGA
- a CDS encoding outer membrane beta-barrel protein has translation MKRFLAAALPAALVSAGAAPALAADAALPPLPAIAEPVSSAPVGAGWYLRGDIGYTAYRDPEATLRAGGVAAALSGERLDDAAVVGLGAGYRFNSWLRVDVTADHRFETQATLLSGAPAAGALARADLSSTAVLANAYLDLGTWHGFTPYVGAGAGYAWNTLSGYALSGCGAPCTVGGTPLAMIAPFPDETTGSFAWALMAGVSVDAGRSLSLDIGYRYVDLGEAATGASSGAHVETDRISAHEARIGLRWTFADEPAFAPAPLSRSF, from the coding sequence ATGAAACGCTTCCTCGCCGCCGCCCTGCCCGCCGCGCTCGTCTCGGCGGGTGCGGCTCCCGCCCTCGCCGCCGATGCGGCTCTGCCGCCGCTGCCGGCGATCGCCGAGCCGGTTTCCTCCGCGCCGGTCGGCGCGGGCTGGTACCTGCGCGGCGACATCGGCTACACGGCCTATCGAGACCCCGAGGCGACGCTGCGCGCCGGCGGCGTCGCGGCCGCGCTTTCGGGCGAGCGGCTCGACGACGCGGCCGTGGTGGGCCTCGGCGCCGGCTACCGTTTCAACTCGTGGCTGCGAGTCGACGTCACCGCCGACCACCGCTTCGAGACGCAGGCCACGCTCCTGTCGGGCGCGCCGGCAGCCGGCGCGCTCGCCCGAGCCGACCTCTCGTCGACCGCCGTCCTCGCCAACGCCTATCTGGACCTCGGCACCTGGCACGGCTTCACGCCCTATGTGGGCGCCGGCGCCGGCTATGCCTGGAACACGCTGTCGGGATACGCGCTCTCGGGCTGCGGCGCCCCGTGCACCGTGGGCGGCACGCCGCTGGCGATGATCGCACCCTTCCCGGACGAGACGACCGGCTCCTTCGCCTGGGCGCTGATGGCGGGCGTCTCCGTGGATGCCGGCCGGAGCCTGAGCCTCGATATCGGCTATCGCTACGTCGACCTCGGCGAGGCCGCCACCGGCGCGTCCTCCGGCGCGCATGTCGAGACGGACCGCATATCCGCGCACGAGGCGCGCATCGGGCTGCGCTGGACCTTCGCGGACGAGCCCGCCTTCGCGCCGGCGCCGCTGTCGCGCTCCTTCTGA
- a CDS encoding DUF502 domain-containing protein, which translates to MSSHSHFRLRRNLLSGLFVVIPLWVTFIAVTFIIDILVATGRPFVLTFARNVRSDYAVLADLLAQGWFQSTLALIVVLAGLYVIGAAANAVIGRRILRTVDRIIDYVPLVKTIYSATRTLLNSLQTGNSSGQRVVLIEFPSRDMRTLGFVTTTFTASDTGEEIAAVYVPTTPNPTSGYVELVPTKRLVYLDWSANEAMSFIVSGGAMTPGSIRMNPGRADAPPIAQPVTAAGDHPAADAPRAPASRDPADAAS; encoded by the coding sequence ATGAGCTCGCATTCGCATTTCCGCCTCCGCAGGAACCTCCTGTCCGGCCTCTTCGTGGTCATCCCGCTGTGGGTGACCTTCATCGCGGTCACGTTCATCATCGACATCCTGGTGGCGACGGGCCGCCCCTTCGTGCTCACCTTCGCGCGCAACGTCCGCTCGGACTACGCCGTGCTCGCCGATCTCCTCGCCCAGGGCTGGTTCCAGTCGACGCTCGCCCTCATCGTCGTCCTCGCCGGGCTCTACGTCATCGGGGCGGCGGCGAACGCCGTCATCGGCCGGCGCATCCTGCGCACGGTCGACCGCATCATCGACTACGTGCCCCTGGTCAAGACCATCTACTCCGCCACGCGCACGCTCCTGAACTCGCTCCAGACCGGGAATTCCAGCGGCCAGCGGGTGGTGCTCATCGAGTTCCCGTCGCGGGACATGCGCACGCTCGGCTTCGTCACCACGACCTTCACCGCGAGCGACACCGGCGAGGAGATCGCCGCCGTCTACGTGCCCACGACGCCGAACCCGACCTCGGGCTACGTCGAGCTCGTGCCGACGAAGCGGCTCGTCTATCTCGACTGGTCCGCGAACGAGGCGATGTCCTTCATCGTCTCCGGCGGAGCCATGACCCCCGGCAGCATCCGCATGAATCCGGGCCGCGCCGACGCCCCGCCCATCGCCCAGCCGGTGACCGCCGCGGGCGACCACCCTGCCGCGGACGCGCCGCGCGCGCCCGCCTCCCGCGATCCCGCCGACGCGGCGAGCTGA
- a CDS encoding c-type cytochrome produces MNSFELNKIFGAVLGALLFVVGMSVLADMLFTPEPAGVAGYALPMPEGMETEVAEAAPAEEPLPVLLASADVARGEAAVRKCASCHSFDEGGANGVGPNLHGIVGDAKAHLDSFGYSSALAEAGAAGEVWGYEELYGFLENPRGYLPGTSMAFAGIRSGQERADIIAYLASITENPPPLPEAAAAEGGEATDAAAAQ; encoded by the coding sequence ATGAACTCGTTCGAGCTCAACAAGATCTTCGGCGCCGTGCTCGGCGCGCTCTTGTTCGTGGTCGGCATGAGCGTCCTGGCGGACATGCTCTTCACGCCCGAGCCCGCCGGCGTCGCCGGCTACGCGCTGCCGATGCCGGAGGGCATGGAGACCGAGGTGGCCGAGGCCGCCCCGGCGGAGGAGCCGCTGCCGGTCCTTCTCGCCAGCGCCGACGTCGCTCGCGGCGAGGCGGCCGTGCGCAAGTGCGCGTCCTGCCACAGCTTCGACGAGGGCGGCGCCAACGGCGTCGGCCCCAACCTGCACGGCATCGTCGGCGACGCGAAGGCCCATCTCGACAGCTTCGGCTATTCCTCGGCGCTGGCCGAGGCCGGCGCCGCCGGCGAGGTCTGGGGCTACGAGGAGCTCTACGGCTTCCTCGAGAACCCGCGCGGCTATCTCCCGGGTACGTCGATGGCCTTCGCCGGCATCCGCTCCGGCCAGGAGCGCGCCGACATCATCGCCTATCTCGCCTCGATCACCGAGAACCCGCCGCCGCTGCCGGAGGCCGCCGCCGCCGAGGGCGGCGAGGCGACGGACGCCGCCGCGGCGCAGTGA
- a CDS encoding L-lactate permease — translation MQALAAGLPLAAILALMLGLRWSAAKAGGVGLALALVVSVFAFGFGEAVLPELGTARAVGFSFAEAAFTAATILWIIFPALCLYEAQQRSGAFATIRGALARISDDPRTLALLVAFFFALFMEGAAGFGTPVALAAPLLVSLGFTPLKAVALALIGHAAGVSFGAVGTPVIAQAEITGADPGAIATQTALMHAISGIVLVLFVVKLAADGPLRRVDYALATLAAACFFVPFLALAVLVGPEVPTLGGALIGLLAFAPLARRLAPRSEAGAEALDVRKLTRAVLPYALLLALILATRLIPPLQEALRAVDLAWTLPGPFAGRFEPLYHPGTLLMIGFVGGVLAQGGRAGDLLAAMAAAARRLVPVVVALLAMLAISRIMVHAGMIAALAEAAAGIGPLWPLAAPAVGVLGTFVTGSATASNILLSEFQAATAQALALPATPLLAAQSFGAAVGNIVCPHNIIAGGATVGLAGREGPAMRLTATACVAYALAGGLLALAFAG, via the coding sequence ATGCAGGCGCTCGCTGCCGGACTGCCGCTCGCGGCGATCCTCGCCCTGATGCTCGGCCTGCGCTGGTCGGCCGCCAAGGCCGGCGGCGTGGGCCTCGCCCTCGCCCTCGTGGTCTCGGTCTTCGCCTTCGGCTTCGGCGAGGCGGTGCTGCCGGAGCTCGGCACGGCGCGGGCGGTGGGCTTCTCCTTCGCCGAGGCCGCCTTCACGGCGGCGACGATCCTGTGGATCATCTTCCCGGCGCTGTGCCTCTACGAGGCGCAGCAGCGCTCGGGCGCCTTCGCCACGATCCGCGGCGCGCTGGCGCGCATCTCCGACGATCCGCGCACGCTCGCGCTGCTCGTCGCCTTCTTCTTCGCGCTGTTCATGGAGGGCGCGGCCGGCTTCGGGACGCCGGTGGCGCTCGCCGCCCCGCTCCTGGTCTCGCTCGGCTTCACACCGCTGAAGGCCGTGGCGCTGGCGCTGATCGGCCACGCGGCCGGCGTCTCGTTCGGCGCCGTGGGCACGCCCGTCATCGCCCAGGCGGAGATCACCGGCGCCGACCCCGGCGCCATCGCGACGCAGACCGCGCTCATGCACGCGATCAGCGGGATCGTGCTCGTCCTCTTCGTGGTGAAGCTCGCCGCCGACGGCCCGCTGCGGCGGGTCGACTACGCGCTGGCGACGCTGGCGGCGGCCTGCTTCTTCGTCCCCTTCCTCGCCCTCGCCGTCCTGGTGGGCCCCGAGGTGCCGACGCTCGGCGGCGCGCTGATCGGCCTCCTCGCCTTCGCGCCGCTGGCCCGGCGGCTCGCGCCGCGATCCGAGGCCGGCGCGGAGGCGCTCGACGTCCGAAAGCTCACCCGCGCCGTCCTGCCCTATGCGCTCCTGCTCGCGCTCATCCTCGCCACCCGCCTGATCCCGCCGCTGCAGGAGGCGTTGCGCGCCGTCGACCTCGCCTGGACGCTGCCGGGCCCCTTCGCCGGCCGCTTCGAGCCGCTCTATCACCCGGGCACGCTGCTGATGATCGGCTTCGTCGGCGGGGTTCTGGCGCAGGGCGGGCGCGCGGGCGATCTCCTCGCCGCCATGGCGGCGGCGGCGCGGCGGCTCGTCCCCGTGGTCGTCGCGCTGCTCGCCATGCTCGCCATCTCGCGGATCATGGTCCATGCCGGCATGATCGCGGCGCTGGCGGAGGCGGCGGCCGGCATCGGCCCGCTCTGGCCGCTGGCGGCGCCGGCGGTGGGCGTGCTCGGCACCTTCGTCACCGGCTCGGCGACGGCGTCGAACATCCTGCTCAGCGAATTCCAGGCGGCGACCGCACAAGCCCTCGCGCTGCCGGCGACCCCGCTGCTGGCCGCCCAGAGCTTCGGCGCGGCGGTCGGCAACATCGTCTGTCCGCACAACATCATCGCCGGCGGCGCGACGGTCGGCCTCGCCGGCCGGGAAGGCCCCGCGATGCGGCTCACCGCGACGGCATGCGTGGCCTACGCGCTGGCGGGAGGATTGCTGGCGCTGGCCTTCGCGGGGTGA
- a CDS encoding prephenate dehydratase, translated as MSRIISYQGEPGANSHIACRDVYPDWTPKPCPTFEDAFAAVTEGDAELAMIPIENSVAGRVADIHHLLPDSGLHIVGEYFLPIHHQLMAVKGASLATIRTVQSHVQALGQCRRTLRKLGLAAIVGADTAGSARQIAEAADPTRAAIASRLAAEVYGLDVLAEDIEDEAHNTTRFIILSPQPARIAPAGDCVTSFVFRVRNIPAALYKALGGFATNGVNMTKLESYMIEGQFTATQFYAEVEGHPEEPALKRALEELAFFSRQLSILGTYPAHPFRANLRDREPAE; from the coding sequence ATGAGCCGCATCATCTCCTATCAGGGCGAGCCGGGCGCCAATTCCCACATCGCCTGCCGGGACGTCTATCCGGACTGGACGCCCAAGCCCTGCCCGACCTTCGAGGACGCCTTCGCCGCGGTGACCGAGGGCGACGCCGAGCTCGCCATGATCCCCATCGAGAACTCGGTCGCGGGCCGCGTCGCCGACATCCACCACCTCCTGCCGGATTCGGGCCTGCACATCGTCGGGGAGTACTTCCTGCCGATCCATCATCAGCTCATGGCGGTGAAGGGCGCGAGCCTCGCCACGATCAGGACCGTGCAGAGCCACGTCCAGGCGCTGGGCCAGTGCCGGCGCACGCTGCGCAAGCTCGGCCTCGCCGCGATCGTCGGCGCCGACACGGCGGGCTCCGCGCGGCAGATCGCGGAGGCCGCGGACCCGACCCGCGCGGCGATCGCCTCGCGGCTCGCGGCGGAGGTCTACGGGCTCGACGTGCTGGCCGAGGACATCGAGGACGAGGCCCACAACACGACGCGCTTCATCATCCTCTCGCCCCAGCCGGCCCGCATCGCGCCCGCGGGCGATTGCGTCACGTCCTTCGTCTTCCGCGTACGCAACATTCCCGCCGCGCTCTACAAGGCGCTCGGCGGCTTCGCCACCAACGGCGTGAACATGACCAAGCTCGAGAGCTACATGATCGAGGGCCAGTTCACCGCGACGCAGTTCTACGCCGAGGTGGAGGGCCACCCCGAGGAGCCGGCGCTGAAGCGGGCGCTCGAGGAGCTCGCCTTCTTCTCGCGCCAGCTCTCGATCCTGGGCACCTACCCCGCGCATCCGTTCCGCGCCAACCTGCGCGACCGCGAGCCGGCGGAATAG
- a CDS encoding 3-deoxy-manno-octulosonate cytidylyltransferase, translated as MSDPLVLIPARMAATRLPGKPLADIAGAPMIVHVWRRAVEAGIGPVAVATDSPEIAAAVEAAGGTAVMTRADHQSGSDRIAEAAEILDPEGRHDVVVNVQGDFPTIDPRAVAASVLPLADPAVAIATLCGVITRESEREDPNVVKAIGSEISPGRMRALYFTRATAPWGEGPLHHHVGLYAYRRGALARFVALPPSPLERRERLEQLRALEDGMRIDLTIIDDVPFGVDTPETLALAREILEGRVS; from the coding sequence ATGTCGGATCCGCTCGTCCTCATCCCCGCGCGCATGGCCGCGACGCGCCTGCCCGGCAAGCCGCTGGCCGACATCGCCGGCGCGCCGATGATCGTCCATGTCTGGCGCCGCGCGGTCGAGGCCGGCATCGGCCCGGTCGCGGTGGCGACCGATTCGCCCGAGATCGCCGCGGCGGTCGAGGCCGCCGGCGGGACCGCGGTCATGACCCGCGCCGACCACCAGTCCGGCTCCGACCGAATCGCGGAGGCCGCCGAGATCCTCGATCCGGAGGGCCGCCACGACGTCGTCGTCAACGTCCAGGGCGATTTTCCCACCATCGACCCGCGCGCCGTCGCGGCCTCCGTGCTGCCGCTCGCCGATCCGGCGGTCGCGATCGCGACCCTGTGCGGCGTCATCACCCGCGAGAGCGAGCGCGAGGACCCGAACGTCGTCAAGGCGATCGGCAGCGAAATCTCTCCGGGCCGCATGCGCGCGCTCTACTTCACCCGCGCCACCGCCCCCTGGGGCGAGGGCCCGCTCCACCATCACGTCGGGCTCTACGCCTATCGCCGCGGCGCGCTCGCGCGCTTCGTCGCGCTGCCGCCCTCGCCGCTGGAGCGCCGCGAGCGGCTCGAGCAGCTGCGCGCGCTCGAGGACGGCATGCGCATCGACCTGACCATCATCGACGACGTGCCCTTCGGCGTCGACACGCCGGAAACCCTCGCGTTGGCCCGCGAGATCCTCGAAGGACGAGTGTCATGA
- a CDS encoding outer membrane beta-barrel protein codes for MRAASAATLALLALGPTTAGAADLDLGPLRGSYGAFGLEPVVRWQGGYFAGTAGYTSGQMTGSGSVGDLIARHLRGTTIEAEMQVSRFLQPQIPDQRDTTYGFLAGYNFQFGETVLGVEADMTLGRLGGTGSDALGRSRLLSDGYFATAITTGSVTAEIENWATLRARAGYTLGAFLPFVTGGFAVAQYEVASRATVDTSYVDPSGTLPPLDPPLATLSESDSGIAFGLSAGAGVDVALTENVFLRGEWQYLYFPDVAGADVVLNTVRGAAGVKF; via the coding sequence ATGCGCGCCGCTTCCGCCGCGACACTCGCTCTTCTCGCCCTCGGGCCGACGACGGCCGGCGCCGCGGATCTCGACCTCGGGCCGCTCCGCGGCTCCTACGGCGCCTTCGGGCTGGAGCCGGTCGTACGCTGGCAGGGCGGCTACTTCGCCGGCACCGCGGGCTATACGAGCGGGCAGATGACCGGCTCCGGCTCGGTCGGCGATCTGATCGCCCGCCACCTGCGGGGGACGACGATCGAGGCCGAGATGCAGGTCTCGCGCTTCCTCCAGCCGCAGATACCGGACCAGCGGGACACGACCTACGGCTTTCTCGCCGGCTATAATTTCCAGTTCGGCGAGACGGTCCTGGGCGTCGAGGCGGACATGACCCTGGGGCGTCTCGGCGGCACGGGCTCGGACGCGCTCGGCCGCAGCCGACTCCTGTCGGACGGCTATTTCGCCACCGCCATCACGACGGGCTCCGTCACGGCGGAGATCGAGAACTGGGCGACCCTGCGCGCGCGGGCCGGCTACACGCTCGGCGCCTTCCTTCCCTTCGTCACGGGCGGGTTCGCCGTGGCGCAGTACGAGGTCGCCAGCCGGGCGACCGTGGACACGTCCTACGTCGATCCCTCCGGTACGCTGCCGCCCCTCGATCCGCCCCTGGCCACCCTCTCCGAGAGCGACAGCGGCATCGCCTTCGGCCTCTCGGCCGGTGCGGGCGTCGATGTCGCGCTCACCGAGAACGTCTTCCTGCGCGGCGAGTGGCAATACCTCTACTTCCCGGACGTCGCCGGCGCCGACGTCGTCCTCAACACCGTGCGCGGCGCCGCCGGCGTAAAGTTCTGA